One part of the Clarias gariepinus isolate MV-2021 ecotype Netherlands chromosome 24, CGAR_prim_01v2, whole genome shotgun sequence genome encodes these proteins:
- the LOC128512203 gene encoding gamma-crystallin M2-like, with product MSTGKIIFYEGRNFTGRSWECSGDCPNMSSYLNRCYSCRVESGFWMVYDRPNFMGNQYFLKKGEYNDYIGTWGMNGWIRSCRWIPMHSGPHKMRLYPRENFMGQMMEMSDDCDSFMDRYNWSHGCMSCHVMDGHWLMYEFPHYKGRMWYFGPGQYRSYRHMMGMSGMRFQSMRRILDSWYI from the exons ATGAGCACGGGAAAG ATCATCTTCTATGAGGGCAGGAACTTCACTGGGCGTTCCTGGGAGTGCAGCGGCGACTGCCCCAACATGTCCTCCTACCTGAACCGCTGTTACTCCTGCCGGGTGGAGAGCGGCTTCTGGATGGTGTACGATCGGCCCAACTTCATGGGCAACCAGTATTTCCTCAAGAAGGGCGAGTACAACGACTACATCGGCACATGGGGAATGAACGGCTGGATACGCTCCTGCCGCTGGATCCCCATG CACAGTGGTCCCCACAAAATGAGGCTCTACCCGAGGGAGAACTTCATGGGTCAGATGATGGAGATGTCTGATGACTGCGACTCCTTCATGGATCGTTATAACTGGTCTCACGGCTGCATGTCGTGCCACGTGATGGATGGCCACTGGCTCATGTACGAGTTCCCTCACTACAAAGGCAGGATGTGGTACTTCGGTCCCGGACAGTACCGGAGCTACAGGCACATGATGGGAATGAGTGGCATGAGGTTCCAGAGCATGAGGCGCATCCTGGACTCCTGGTATATCTGA